The Doryrhamphus excisus isolate RoL2022-K1 chromosome 1, RoL_Dexc_1.0, whole genome shotgun sequence genome includes a window with the following:
- the si:ch73-109d9.3 gene encoding zinc finger protein 37 — protein MSDMDTLVVTFHTQLLDVMETVVKTAMYKVTQLVEDSFLEEVKRKNQEVETLRIKLQFAERKLSVKEGGVCVDIASNDTGDASADRLEDLQDDVLMDCSVKRERDGAERSLGTQRCEMQSDEAPSVLSPEEDTHTTEDDVIPVVKKEVGPEDVRASPKHLSLEMDAAWTGQTLHHQRLGGDREGDPNTAQLSPQRADQEDCFPDGNMSPATRHQLCSSSSKGRLQNLASLAVPIKQEIIVDSHEAEGIRHVKKEATTKSGITSASCAIKRNSLSSLAPKHNTNSHKPTAQEGIKVNSKDATCDRLQAAMKHLIRSVKKPTPALSNNTAAASQSYSQALNLDPLNRIPTTSKAIPPAAIPRNQPANKLTFSRTGPPCATSHHAHSSSHPEGVLRHPLRCGHCDKCFPHLSNLKTHLQTHTGERPFCCSLCGRSFTKLSNLKAHRRVHTGERPYCCLACGKRFTQKCNLKRHQRIHMDD, from the exons ATGTCAGATATGGACACCCTCGTTGTCACCTTCCACACGCAGCTCCTGGACGTGATGGAGACTGTGGTGAAGACCGCCATGTATAAGGTCACGCAGTTGGTGGAGGACAGCTTCTTGGAGGAGGTGAAGCGCAAGAACCAAGAGGTGGAAACCCTGAGGATCAAGCTGCAGTTTGCTGAGAGGAAATTAAGTGTGAAAGAAGGAGGCGTGTGTGTTGATATTGCTAGCAATGACACTGGCGACGCTTCAGCAGATCGGCTTGAAGACCTGCAAGATG ATGTTTTGATGGACTGCAGTgtgaaaagagagagagacggcGCCGAAAGGTCATTAGGGACCCAAAGATGTGAAATGCAATCGGACGAGGCTCCATCAGTCCTCAGCCCCGAGGAGGACACACAT acaaCAGAAGATGATGTGATACCAGTGGTGAAGAAAGAAGTCG GCCCGGAGGACGTGAGGGCATCTCCCAAGCATCTGTCCCTGGAGATGGACGCTGCTTGGACTGGCCAAACACTGCATCATCAGAGACTTGGAGGTGACAGAGAGGGCGATCCAAACACAGCCCAATTATCTCCACAGCGAGCAGACCAGGAAGACTGTTTTCCAGACGGGAATATGAGTCCTGCTACTCGACATCAGCTTTGTAGCTCCTCCTCCAAGGGAAGACTACAGAACCTTGCCTCGCTCGCTGTGCCAATCAAGCAGGAGATTATCGTGGATTCACATGAGGCTGAGGGTATCCGGCATGTGAAGAAGGAAGCGACGACAAAGTCCGGGATTACATCCGCCTCATGTGCAATAAAGAGGAACAGTTTGAGTTCTTTAGCACCAAAGCACAATACAAATTCCCATAAACCCACGGCACAGGAGGGGATCAAGGTGAATTCTAAAGACGCTACATGTGACAGGCTGCAGGCTGCTATGAAGCATCTCATTCGGTCCGTGAAAAAGCCCACGCCCGCACTGTCCAACAACACGGCAGCAGCATCTCAATCTTACTCTCAGGCCTTAAACTTGGATCCCCTGAACAGAATTCCCACCACATCTAAAGCCATACCCCCTGCTGCCATTCCACGGAATCAGCCTGCAAATAAACTAACCTTTAGTCGAACCGGCCCCCCGTGTGCCACCTCCCACCACGCACACTCTTCGTCCCACCCAGAGGGCGTCCTCAGGCACCCCCTGCGCTGCGGCCATTGTGACAAATGTTTCCCCCATCTCAGCAACCTGAAGACCCACCTGCAGACTCACACCGGTGAGAGGCCTTTCTGCTGCTCTCTGTGTGGTCGCAGCTTCACCAAGCTGAGCAACCTCAAAGCCCACCGGAGAGTCCACACTGGGGAGAGACCATACTGCTGCTTAGCCTGCGGAAAACGCTTCACACAGAAATGCAACCTGAAACGCCATCAGAGGATACACATGGACGACTGA